A portion of the Leptospira terpstrae serovar Hualin str. LT 11-33 = ATCC 700639 genome contains these proteins:
- a CDS encoding toxin-antitoxin system YwqK family antitoxin, with protein sequence MVPLSTELRGQFPIKFPDSKREAVLSLFLSLILISCSPLRVENGNPDLSEDSNHFLLYQGKPLNGIFVQTNPTLLEVYETEYYKGVPHGRYTAKKQNGILLEERNIRYGQKHGEQVSYFENGKLRQKSEFDNGKPIGEYIDYFDNGNMATYQTFYESGKPKVSKKWNRQGQIYMNHVFMESGESFGRPGSKLCEPVPDSTKVENSK encoded by the coding sequence TTGGTTCCTCTTTCCACGGAACTCCGGGGACAGTTTCCAATTAAATTTCCTGATTCCAAGAGAGAGGCCGTCCTCTCTCTTTTTCTCTCACTCATTCTTATTTCTTGCTCTCCGCTTCGAGTGGAAAACGGGAATCCCGATCTTTCCGAAGATTCCAACCATTTCCTTCTTTACCAAGGAAAACCATTGAATGGAATTTTTGTCCAAACCAATCCCACTCTTTTAGAAGTCTATGAAACAGAATACTACAAGGGAGTTCCTCACGGTCGTTATACGGCAAAAAAACAGAATGGAATTCTTTTAGAAGAAAGAAACATCCGTTATGGACAAAAACATGGGGAACAAGTCAGTTATTTTGAAAATGGAAAACTCAGGCAAAAATCCGAATTTGATAACGGCAAACCCATTGGTGAGTACATAGATTATTTTGATAATGGAAATATGGCCACCTATCAAACGTTCTACGAATCTGGAAAACCAAAGGTTTCCAAAAAATGGAACAGGCAAGGGCAAATCTATATGAACCATGTGTTTATGGAGTCAGGGGAAAGTTTTGGCCGTCCCGGTAGCAAACTTTGTGAACCAGTTCCCGACTCTACAAAGGTCGAAAATTCCAAATGA
- a CDS encoding FKBP-type peptidyl-prolyl cis-trans isomerase gives MLSLRMKIRIQAALFFLFVLVFPIQSAEKDFQIIDLVVGKGEEAFSGSYVTVHYVGKLPNGTKFDSSRDRNRPFEFNLGAGEVVKGWDKGIKGMRVGGKRKLIIPPELGYGSKKVGNIPADSTLIFEVELLKIY, from the coding sequence ATGCTTTCACTACGTATGAAGATCCGTATCCAAGCAGCCTTATTTTTCCTTTTTGTTTTGGTCTTCCCCATCCAATCAGCAGAAAAGGACTTCCAAATCATTGATCTCGTTGTGGGCAAAGGGGAGGAAGCTTTTTCCGGATCCTATGTAACTGTACACTATGTAGGCAAACTTCCCAATGGAACCAAGTTTGATAGTTCACGTGATCGTAACCGTCCTTTTGAATTTAATTTAGGTGCGGGAGAAGTGGTCAAGGGTTGGGATAAAGGAATCAAAGGAATGCGAGTGGGTGGAAAACGCAAACTCATCATACCTCCAGAACTCGGTTATGGTAGTAAAAAAGTAGGAAACATTCCTGCGGACTCCACATTGATCTTTGAAGTAGAACTGTTAAAAATTTATTAA
- a CDS encoding ABC-F family ATP-binding cassette domain-containing protein: protein MIKISGLNKQFNGNVLFDDLQFSVNRGERVGLVGRNGHGKSTMVQIILGKTEPDSGNITIPKGYRIGHLEQHLVFTKPTVLEECALGLPEGDEYETWKVERILFGLGFSEKDMERSPEEFSGGYQIRMNLAKLLVSAPDMLILDEPNNYLDIVTIRWLEEFLREWEGEIILITHDRSFMDSVVTHTVAIHRTKAIKVQGDTEKLYTQINQAEEIYEKTRLNEAKKRKQEEIFIAKFKAKASFASRAQSRVKRLEKQGEMKALENIEDMELYFNSAPFSASQMLSVDEVTFSYNGNSPYLFENFSISVGPEDRICIIGKNGKGKSTLLKLIAGELNAVKGEVKKHPILKEGYFGQTNKLNMNESNTVVQEIMSADTNCSEGKARNIAGGLMFSEDLALKKIKVLSGGEKSRVLLGKILVTPCHLLYLDEPTNHLDMQSCDSLIEAIDNFDGSVIMVTHNEMHLRAVATKLIVFDDDRVFVYDGGYDDFLTDIGWKDETV, encoded by the coding sequence ATGATCAAAATCTCTGGTTTAAACAAACAATTCAACGGCAATGTTCTATTCGATGACTTACAATTCAGCGTCAACCGTGGCGAACGAGTGGGACTTGTGGGCCGCAATGGACATGGAAAATCAACTATGGTCCAAATCATTTTAGGAAAAACGGAACCGGACTCAGGAAATATAACCATCCCCAAAGGATACCGCATTGGGCATTTGGAACAACATTTGGTTTTTACTAAACCGACTGTGTTAGAAGAATGTGCCCTCGGTCTCCCAGAAGGTGATGAATACGAAACTTGGAAAGTAGAACGAATTTTATTTGGTTTAGGATTTTCAGAAAAGGATATGGAACGAAGTCCTGAAGAATTTTCAGGTGGATACCAAATCCGTATGAACTTAGCCAAACTTCTTGTTTCGGCTCCGGACATGCTGATACTCGATGAACCAAACAACTATTTGGATATTGTCACCATACGTTGGTTAGAAGAATTTTTAAGGGAGTGGGAAGGAGAAATTATCCTCATCACACACGATCGAAGTTTTATGGATAGTGTTGTGACTCATACTGTAGCGATACACAGAACTAAGGCAATCAAAGTGCAAGGGGATACGGAAAAGTTATACACTCAAATCAACCAAGCAGAAGAGATCTACGAAAAGACGAGATTAAACGAAGCAAAAAAACGCAAACAAGAAGAGATCTTTATCGCAAAGTTTAAAGCCAAAGCAAGTTTTGCAAGTCGGGCTCAATCGAGAGTCAAAAGATTAGAAAAACAAGGTGAGATGAAAGCACTCGAGAATATAGAAGATATGGAACTTTATTTCAACAGTGCTCCCTTCTCTGCAAGTCAGATGTTAAGTGTGGATGAAGTTACCTTTTCCTATAATGGCAATTCCCCATATTTATTTGAAAACTTTTCTATCAGTGTAGGTCCAGAAGATAGGATTTGTATCATCGGGAAAAACGGAAAAGGAAAGTCCACATTACTCAAGTTAATCGCTGGTGAACTGAATGCCGTCAAAGGGGAAGTCAAAAAACATCCTATTTTGAAGGAAGGGTATTTTGGCCAAACTAACAAACTGAACATGAACGAAAGTAATACGGTGGTTCAAGAAATTATGAGTGCTGATACGAACTGCTCTGAAGGGAAAGCTCGTAACATTGCAGGTGGACTTATGTTTTCCGAAGACCTTGCCTTAAAAAAAATCAAGGTTCTCTCCGGGGGAGAAAAGAGTCGGGTGTTACTGGGTAAAATATTAGTCACACCTTGCCACCTTTTATATTTGGATGAGCCTACGAACCACTTAGACATGCAGTCCTGTGACTCCCTGATTGAGGCCATTGATAACTTTGATGGATCTGTAATCATGGTGACTCACAATGAAATGCACTTGCGCGCTGTAGCCACAAAACTAATAGTATTCGATGATGACCGAGTTTTTGTTTATGACGGGGGTTATGACGACTTCCTCACAGACATTGGCTGGAAGGACGAAACCGTTTGA
- a CDS encoding ABC transporter permease: protein MNFYAIKSIYQFEMARTFRTLLQSIASPVLSTSLYFIVFGSAIGSRIQEIDGIHYGSFIVPGLVMLSLLTESISNASFGIYFPKFNGTIYEILSAPVTMWEVVIGYVGAAATKSLMLGVLMLITASFFVPIRIDHPILMVFFLVLTCISFSLFGFVIGIWADSFEKLQMIPMLVITPLVFLGGSFYSIQMLPPFWQRLSLFNPVLYLVSGFRYSFFERADVALSVSISMILVFLTLCLTVTWIIFRTGYKIKN, encoded by the coding sequence ATGAATTTTTACGCAATTAAGTCCATCTACCAATTCGAAATGGCAAGGACCTTCCGGACACTTTTACAAAGTATTGCCTCTCCAGTACTTTCTACATCTTTATACTTTATTGTATTTGGATCGGCCATTGGTTCCCGAATCCAAGAAATCGATGGAATCCATTATGGAAGTTTTATTGTACCAGGTCTTGTGATGTTGTCTTTACTTACGGAAAGTATTTCCAATGCTTCCTTTGGAATTTACTTTCCCAAATTTAATGGAACGATTTACGAAATCCTTTCGGCACCTGTGACAATGTGGGAAGTGGTGATTGGGTATGTGGGTGCTGCGGCCACTAAATCTTTGATGCTTGGGGTGCTTATGCTCATCACCGCATCCTTTTTTGTTCCCATACGAATCGATCATCCTATCCTAATGGTGTTTTTCTTAGTATTAACTTGCATTAGTTTTAGTTTGTTTGGATTTGTGATTGGAATTTGGGCGGATAGTTTTGAAAAACTGCAAATGATTCCAATGCTTGTGATTACACCACTGGTATTTTTGGGGGGAAGTTTTTATTCCATTCAAATGTTACCTCCCTTCTGGCAACGTTTGAGTTTGTTTAATCCGGTTTTGTATTTGGTCAGTGGATTTCGTTATAGTTTTTTCGAAAGGGCAGATGTGGCACTTTCTGTCAGTATCTCTATGATCCTTGTGTTTTTGACACTATGTTTGACAGTGACTTGGATTATCTTTCGCACCGGATATAAAATCAAAAACTAA
- a CDS encoding Kelch repeat-containing protein, with protein sequence MRRILIFLCIFSVSFTSLTLCKPAELQNTCDARSESYLLASLVRFATGDRSASCLPAFTFLDQWGVYGSTTSKVYSITSYNDQIIVGGDFTLTGVATGSASMVDSVTGAVVPNRFCPHLKVKGLSNAAISDGSGGFYIAGDFSYVQGIKRSQVAHILPGCQVDPNFNPAEDQTRYITALQLLGDNLYVGGMFTSWDSSSQSNIASLNRYTGKLNPEFITGTFDNGVFDIVSDGSALYVGGHFQNIGATPRYGLVKLSPNTGAIDSTFTGQAPVGGQVNDLYLGTDHTGTPVLYIVGPFTGRARSFYLNGTQTTWAPNPNLEVFKIQQYENTIYLGGDFTTIGVTPANYLVGVDNQLGAVKENNFAINNYVRNLSVIGNKLYVLGEFTEAKGQKRNYAASYDLPSGSLNIWDPNLNSVIYFPAGDIVSSGSSLLIASNHTAVNTKLRNHFVVFEESTGSPIEGTPNFDFPIKTLHRKGNHLFVGGSFENVNGTPRVAFAILDLPSYSLNPTNLGVSGSSLEIRTITSSESQIFFGGAGMTTVSGQSRNALASISSENLILTGWNPNLGPNSATSLLVFNDAVFVGGLYNTLNGNNTISNYRAVDTNTGLALNYPSNSIYPNSDVSAQAYFNGNIYLGGIFTTIGAGSFSNFAIYDTINQSYISPNPIYANGFVNSIAVSPEGKVVVAGSFTGLNGSTNSNYLGAFDSGTNTILPWAPNLENTGYATHYRNGKWYIGGEFKNAFNKAYGGLFISDLNER encoded by the coding sequence ATGCGCCGAATTCTTATTTTTTTATGTATTTTTTCCGTATCATTTACTTCTCTGACTCTCTGCAAACCAGCGGAACTCCAGAATACTTGTGATGCTCGGTCAGAATCCTATTTATTGGCAAGTTTAGTTCGGTTTGCCACAGGGGACAGATCCGCTTCTTGCCTTCCCGCGTTTACCTTTCTTGACCAATGGGGAGTGTATGGATCCACTACCTCCAAGGTTTATAGCATCACAAGTTATAATGACCAAATCATTGTGGGTGGTGATTTCACGTTGACCGGTGTCGCTACTGGGAGTGCTTCCATGGTGGATTCTGTCACTGGGGCAGTGGTTCCCAACCGGTTTTGTCCTCATTTAAAAGTAAAAGGACTTAGTAATGCAGCTATTTCTGATGGGTCTGGTGGATTTTATATCGCAGGTGATTTCTCCTATGTCCAAGGAATCAAACGAAGCCAAGTGGCCCATATTTTACCTGGTTGCCAAGTGGATCCCAACTTTAATCCAGCAGAAGACCAAACGAGATACATAACAGCCTTGCAACTATTAGGTGACAATTTATATGTAGGCGGTATGTTTACCAGTTGGGATTCTAGTTCTCAATCCAATATTGCATCTCTCAATCGTTATACGGGAAAACTCAATCCAGAGTTTATCACCGGTACTTTTGATAATGGAGTTTTTGATATTGTCAGTGATGGATCGGCCTTGTACGTCGGTGGGCATTTTCAAAACATTGGGGCAACACCTAGATATGGACTTGTGAAATTATCTCCCAACACGGGAGCCATCGATTCGACCTTTACAGGCCAAGCACCTGTCGGTGGTCAGGTGAATGATTTGTATCTCGGAACGGATCATACAGGCACACCAGTGCTTTATATAGTCGGACCATTTACCGGTCGTGCGAGGTCTTTTTATTTAAACGGAACTCAAACAACTTGGGCACCAAACCCAAACTTAGAAGTATTCAAAATCCAACAATATGAAAATACAATTTATTTGGGTGGCGATTTCACAACCATTGGAGTCACTCCTGCGAATTACTTGGTGGGTGTAGACAATCAATTAGGTGCGGTCAAAGAAAATAATTTTGCCATCAACAATTATGTAAGAAACTTATCTGTCATTGGAAATAAACTTTATGTCCTCGGTGAATTTACTGAAGCCAAAGGCCAAAAGAGAAACTATGCTGCTAGTTATGATTTACCAAGTGGGAGTCTAAATATTTGGGATCCCAATTTGAACTCTGTGATCTATTTTCCTGCTGGAGATATTGTTTCTTCTGGATCTTCACTTCTCATAGCGAGCAATCACACAGCAGTTAATACCAAACTCCGAAACCATTTTGTTGTATTTGAAGAGTCAACGGGTTCACCCATAGAAGGAACTCCCAATTTTGATTTTCCTATCAAAACCTTACATAGAAAAGGCAATCATCTTTTTGTTGGTGGGAGTTTTGAAAACGTAAACGGAACGCCAAGAGTTGCCTTTGCCATTTTAGATTTGCCATCTTATAGTTTGAATCCAACGAATCTAGGAGTTTCTGGCAGTTCTCTTGAAATTAGAACGATCACAAGTAGCGAATCTCAAATTTTTTTTGGCGGAGCCGGAATGACTACAGTCAGTGGACAGTCACGAAATGCTCTCGCCTCTATTAGTTCGGAAAACCTGATTCTGACTGGCTGGAATCCCAATTTAGGACCAAATAGCGCCACATCCCTTCTTGTATTCAATGACGCCGTATTTGTGGGAGGTTTATACAACACTCTCAACGGAAACAATACCATAAGCAATTACAGAGCAGTAGATACAAATACTGGGTTAGCATTAAACTACCCTTCTAACTCAATCTATCCCAATAGTGATGTATCCGCTCAGGCTTATTTTAATGGTAATATATATTTGGGTGGGATATTTACTACGATTGGTGCTGGATCATTCAGTAATTTCGCCATCTATGATACCATCAATCAATCTTATATTTCACCTAACCCAATTTATGCGAATGGATTTGTAAATTCTATCGCTGTTTCGCCGGAAGGGAAGGTAGTCGTAGCCGGTTCTTTTACAGGACTCAATGGTTCAACAAATTCAAACTACTTAGGCGCATTTGATAGTGGAACAAATACTATTTTACCATGGGCCCCAAATTTGGAAAATACCGGATACGCCACCCATTATCGAAATGGGAAATGGTACATTGGTGGTGAATTTAAAAATGCATTTAACAAAGCGTATGGCGGCTTATTCATAAGCGATCTTAACGAAAGATAG
- a CDS encoding HepT-like ribonuclease domain-containing protein, with protein MFHEFIFYCRELEAFLFRNQIQEFKEGDHDSFFAEEMLRYIQTESLKIPDSEKQKYPNLPWEKIDNLWQKDLARAYDYIDLKMLYYICAYEIPKITKAIKL; from the coding sequence ATGTTTCATGAGTTTATTTTCTATTGCCGGGAGCTTGAAGCCTTCCTCTTCAGAAACCAAATCCAAGAATTCAAAGAAGGGGACCACGATAGTTTTTTTGCCGAAGAAATGCTTCGTTATATCCAAACCGAATCCTTAAAGATCCCTGATTCAGAAAAACAAAAGTACCCTAACTTACCCTGGGAAAAAATTGATAACCTTTGGCAAAAGGATTTGGCCAGAGCTTATGACTACATCGACTTAAAGATGTTATACTATATCTGTGCTTATGAAATTCCGAAAATTACAAAAGCAATCAAACTATAA
- a CDS encoding SCO family protein: MKFYFTQQSIGLVAHWNLVPFCNRHKTLFAKVIFTFVVFTFLGAGCKPSESEPNSLELPYFSGKDFDPVWTQTPEKNVSLKQVPNSLELIEHTGKQIHPKDWAPKESLVVFFYATCRGICPLITRNILQIQPQLSEFPDLQILSLSINAKEDTVPVLQSYRKTYKIENPNWYFYTGKETEIEAFAKETCGAEMEGYSVERGKYEFVHTENIFLFDKDRYLRGIYRAKGTGDIQRLVKDLRKLRNVSL; encoded by the coding sequence ATGAAATTTTACTTTACCCAACAATCCATTGGTTTGGTGGCCCATTGGAATTTAGTTCCCTTTTGTAATCGCCATAAAACTCTTTTTGCAAAAGTCATATTCACCTTCGTTGTTTTCACTTTTTTAGGTGCAGGATGCAAACCTTCAGAAAGCGAACCAAACTCATTGGAACTTCCCTATTTTTCAGGAAAAGACTTTGATCCAGTTTGGACCCAGACTCCGGAGAAAAATGTAAGTCTCAAACAAGTTCCAAACTCTCTCGAGTTAATCGAACATACAGGAAAACAAATACATCCCAAGGACTGGGCACCAAAAGAAAGTTTGGTGGTATTTTTTTATGCCACCTGTCGGGGGATTTGCCCTCTTATCACAAGAAACATTTTGCAAATCCAACCACAACTCTCCGAGTTTCCTGACTTACAAATTCTCTCTCTTTCTATTAACGCAAAAGAAGATACAGTTCCTGTTTTACAATCCTATCGAAAAACTTATAAAATTGAGAATCCAAATTGGTATTTTTACACGGGAAAAGAAACCGAAATTGAGGCCTTTGCCAAAGAGACATGTGGCGCCGAAATGGAAGGGTACTCTGTGGAACGAGGAAAGTATGAATTTGTTCATACTGAAAATATCTTTTTATTTGATAAAGATAGGTATTTACGAGGCATCTACCGTGCCAAAGGCACGGGCGATATACAAAGGTTAGTGAAAGATTTACGCAAGTTAAGAAACGTATCCCTTTAG
- a CDS encoding patatin-like phospholipase family protein — protein sequence MVPFPSSNESSNHPKLPKAKGSKRALLVEGGGMKGAFSGGVLYAWNRFLRPNYFDLVVGVSSGACAAAYYVSMPKEEPVKSEKALAVWYRDLSGSKLISFFHPFQGKTLLNQEYLIDFIFRKKVRLESETLDRKNVPHFAIAVSNLHTHSIEYIKATSSNIFDLLKAATSLPIATRGKHWLNGKLYSDAAILNPLPIQDIIEAGYKEIVVIMNSPIRHISGPLTRFTSLLAFPKHRAIRRLMRKLHHFHFNSARELAVKPPRGVKIITVAPDAPLPVKLTTTIRTKLYKTVLLGAKKGEEAMLKILKRKPKKQK from the coding sequence ATGGTGCCATTTCCATCCTCTAACGAATCTTCTAACCACCCAAAACTTCCTAAGGCCAAAGGCTCCAAAAGAGCGCTTCTCGTGGAAGGGGGAGGGATGAAAGGGGCATTTTCTGGTGGTGTTTTGTATGCTTGGAATCGTTTCCTAAGACCCAATTACTTTGATTTGGTGGTGGGTGTGTCTTCTGGAGCTTGTGCCGCCGCTTATTATGTTTCCATGCCCAAGGAAGAACCAGTAAAAAGTGAAAAAGCACTGGCAGTTTGGTACCGAGATTTGTCGGGAAGTAAACTCATATCTTTTTTCCATCCCTTCCAAGGAAAAACCCTCCTCAACCAAGAATACTTAATTGATTTTATCTTTCGTAAAAAAGTTCGATTGGAATCAGAAACTTTGGATAGAAAAAATGTTCCTCATTTTGCCATTGCAGTGAGTAACCTTCACACTCATTCTATCGAGTATATCAAAGCCACTTCTTCTAATATCTTTGATCTTTTGAAAGCTGCTACTTCTTTACCTATTGCAACTCGCGGTAAACATTGGTTAAATGGAAAACTTTATTCGGATGCGGCCATTTTAAATCCTCTTCCGATTCAAGATATCATAGAAGCGGGATATAAAGAAATTGTTGTGATTATGAACTCACCGATCCGCCATATTTCAGGTCCTTTAACTCGTTTCACAAGTTTACTTGCGTTCCCAAAACATAGAGCCATTCGTAGGTTAATGCGAAAACTCCACCACTTCCATTTTAATTCTGCAAGAGAACTTGCAGTCAAACCTCCGCGCGGAGTCAAGATCATCACTGTAGCACCGGATGCACCACTACCGGTCAAACTGACAACAACCATTCGCACGAAACTTTATAAAACAGTTCTCCTTGGTGCCAAAAAAGGGGAAGAAGCAATGTTAAAAATCCTGAAAAGAAAACCAAAAAAACAGAAATAG
- a CDS encoding YHYH protein encodes MELLKIRTIALLFVFGLALTQCKPKSDSDEETLLLLAAAASKICVNNSFTGSTVVNATATLDTNTDCITGMTSSMSADLPAWIRNNFKCAVGSVSGSNYVFRSQNVPNNKSFYFGTSSPMYVALAGGQKSAGNNQIASQCLVYTIPSSPAAKSGALVGTQSGYASVGITVNGLAIFNNAAAPGDTLATEAQTFDTFNGHPQSSGVYHHHSQPLNVTNNNANLVGVLIDGFPVYGLHCDNGTAGTGDDNVPGTVGPALDANHGHTAATVLFPGGIYHYHFASDATAGINTLIGSSFHGTPGTVSN; translated from the coding sequence ATGGAATTATTAAAAATCCGAACGATTGCCCTACTCTTTGTATTTGGTCTTGCGCTGACCCAATGCAAACCCAAGTCAGATTCTGACGAAGAAACCTTACTCTTGTTAGCTGCCGCTGCTTCCAAAATTTGTGTGAATAACTCCTTTACGGGTTCGACTGTTGTGAACGCAACTGCCACTTTAGATACCAATACAGATTGTATCACAGGAATGACCTCTTCTATGTCGGCAGACCTACCGGCTTGGATTCGAAACAACTTTAAATGTGCCGTAGGATCTGTTTCTGGATCCAATTATGTATTCCGATCACAAAATGTACCGAACAATAAAAGTTTTTATTTTGGAACTTCTTCTCCAATGTATGTAGCACTCGCTGGTGGACAAAAATCTGCAGGAAACAACCAAATTGCATCGCAGTGTTTGGTGTACACCATTCCTAGTTCTCCTGCTGCCAAGTCTGGAGCTTTAGTGGGAACACAAAGTGGATATGCCTCAGTGGGAATTACAGTCAATGGCCTAGCGATCTTCAACAACGCGGCAGCTCCTGGTGATACTCTTGCGACAGAAGCGCAAACCTTTGATACATTTAATGGCCACCCACAAAGTTCTGGGGTTTACCACCACCACTCTCAACCACTCAATGTAACTAATAACAATGCAAATTTGGTGGGAGTATTGATTGATGGATTCCCTGTTTATGGATTGCATTGTGATAATGGCACAGCTGGAACTGGTGATGATAATGTTCCAGGAACCGTTGGACCAGCCCTTGATGCCAATCATGGACACACTGCTGCTACTGTGCTTTTCCCAGGCGGAATCTATCACTACCATTTTGCAAGTGACGCCACTGCAGGAATTAACACTTTAATTGGTTCCTCTTTCCACGGAACTCCGGGGACAGTTTCCAATTAA
- a CDS encoding DUF1577 domain-containing protein has protein sequence MRPMDQITGKDQKHHVILHYLMNQEMKANWNGQIQTMTVRQELPGSDEILVDWSEAWVLAEGTTFILSKLLARYLELHCTFIKQISPTKIQLHVDKVLIAKKERLNPRFSITEEGLVNVTNIVSSKTIIEANMFNIPTLVRVNFEDYRKRMMARSGEAGTMDIFKSGMERKFDVVKSTQKILFIKDASNADSYRSTEEGFINYEDEIDEHVDKLAMAARDKKIKSELIVPILYKNELEEIIPIGYYWLQTKDNIITNDDLTFYQTQIAEMIERIKDANLMTTVEKFPVLDLSVTGLRLRVGNSSLVETLPKQKGILLELVFKLQTPFRFFGKIAWAKKEESGDLLVGVEFSGKRTYAEKVRFEENIEIIKNNGKSAA, from the coding sequence ATGCGACCAATGGATCAAATCACAGGGAAAGACCAAAAACACCATGTGATATTACACTATCTAATGAATCAGGAAATGAAAGCGAATTGGAATGGGCAAATCCAAACCATGACCGTAAGACAGGAATTACCTGGAAGCGATGAGATATTGGTCGATTGGTCCGAAGCATGGGTTCTTGCAGAAGGAACCACATTCATCCTCTCTAAACTTTTAGCTCGTTACTTAGAACTTCATTGCACTTTTATAAAACAGATTTCACCTACAAAAATCCAGCTCCATGTGGATAAAGTTCTCATCGCTAAAAAAGAAAGATTAAATCCACGTTTTTCCATCACGGAAGAAGGACTTGTCAATGTAACCAACATCGTAAGTTCCAAAACTATCATTGAAGCCAATATGTTTAACATTCCGACTCTAGTGCGTGTTAACTTTGAAGACTATCGCAAACGTATGATGGCAAGATCCGGTGAAGCAGGCACCATGGATATTTTTAAATCGGGAATGGAACGTAAGTTTGATGTGGTAAAATCCACGCAAAAAATTCTCTTCATCAAAGATGCAAGTAACGCAGATAGTTACAGGTCAACGGAAGAAGGGTTTATCAATTACGAAGACGAAATCGACGAACATGTTGATAAACTTGCAATGGCAGCTCGGGACAAAAAAATAAAATCAGAACTGATTGTTCCCATCCTCTACAAAAACGAATTAGAAGAAATTATTCCCATTGGATACTACTGGTTACAAACCAAAGATAATATCATTACCAATGATGATTTGACGTTCTACCAAACACAAATTGCAGAAATGATCGAAAGGATCAAAGATGCAAACCTAATGACTACTGTCGAAAAATTCCCTGTTTTAGATTTGTCAGTCACTGGACTTAGGCTTCGTGTTGGAAATAGTAGTTTGGTGGAAACACTGCCCAAACAAAAAGGAATTTTGTTAGAATTAGTTTTTAAACTGCAAACCCCTTTCCGCTTTTTTGGCAAAATTGCTTGGGCAAAAAAGGAAGAATCCGGAGATTTACTGGTAGGTGTTGAGTTTTCTGGAAAACGAACCTATGCTGAAAAAGTTCGTTTCGAAGAAAACATCGAAATCATCAAAAATAACGGGAAATCTGCTGCCTAA
- a CDS encoding ABC transporter ATP-binding protein: MKSILTVKQVSKSYDNGFQALKDVNWEVKEGEIHALLGPNGAGKTTLINLICGIVSPSSGEVKVGGFDILKDFKKTRSFIGLVPQELSVHAFETVWASVSFTRGLYGKPANPKYIEEVLKSLSLWDKKDQRIMTLSGGMKRRVLIAKALSHEPNILFLDEPSAGVDVELRKDMWKIVESLRKKGVTIILTTHYIEEAESIADRISVIRKGDIFLTENKDRLMKQLGTKQLRIELKKPLKLIPKSLAKYELELVDQSTALVFTYDRSDDSSLITKLLDDLKKLKIQFSDLSTKQSSLEEIFVQLLQEAV, translated from the coding sequence TTGAAATCTATCCTCACCGTAAAACAAGTTTCCAAGTCGTATGACAACGGATTCCAAGCCCTAAAGGATGTGAATTGGGAAGTAAAAGAAGGCGAAATTCATGCCTTACTTGGTCCCAATGGAGCAGGAAAAACCACACTCATCAATTTGATCTGTGGGATAGTGTCACCTAGCTCTGGTGAGGTGAAAGTAGGTGGTTTTGATATCTTAAAAGATTTCAAAAAAACCAGATCATTCATTGGCCTTGTTCCACAGGAACTCAGTGTCCATGCCTTCGAAACTGTTTGGGCCAGTGTTTCTTTTACCAGAGGGCTGTATGGAAAACCAGCCAATCCAAAATACATTGAAGAAGTTTTAAAATCACTTTCCCTTTGGGACAAAAAAGACCAAAGGATTATGACTTTATCTGGTGGAATGAAACGCCGAGTACTCATCGCCAAAGCATTGTCACATGAACCAAATATATTATTTTTAGATGAACCGAGTGCTGGAGTCGACGTAGAACTACGAAAGGATATGTGGAAGATTGTAGAATCTCTCAGAAAAAAAGGTGTTACCATCATTCTTACCACTCACTACATCGAAGAAGCGGAATCGATCGCCGATAGAATCTCTGTCATTCGTAAGGGAGATATTTTTCTTACCGAAAACAAAGACCGATTGATGAAACAACTCGGAACGAAACAGCTCCGGATTGAATTAAAAAAACCTTTGAAACTAATTCCCAAATCACTCGCAAAATATGAATTGGAACTCGTGGATCAAAGTACTGCTCTTGTGTTTACTTATGATAGATCGGATGACAGTAGTTTGATTACCAAACTTTTGGATGATTTGAAAAAACTGAAAATCCAATTCAGTGATTTGAGTACAAAACAAAGTTCTCTAGAAGAAATCTTTGTTCAGTTGTTACAGGAGGCTGTATGA